The Hyla sarda isolate aHylSar1 chromosome 2, aHylSar1.hap1, whole genome shotgun sequence genome includes the window TCATGCCCAGAATGTGTGAAGTCTTTTAGTAACAAAACAAGTCTTGTGGATCacatgagaactcacacaggagagaagccattttcatgtccggaatgttttaaatgttttagtATTAAATCAATTCTTGTGGAACATatgaaaactcacacaggagagaaaccattttcatgtccggAATGTGAGAAGTGTTTTAGTCATAAATTAAGTCTTGTGTGTCATatgaaaactcacacaggagagaagccatttacaTGTCCAGAATGTGCGAAGTGTTTTAGTCAGAAATCTAATCTTGTAAAACATCTGAGAACTCACACagaagagaaaccattttcatgtccagaatgtgtgaagtgttttagtcagaaatcaaatcttgtaaaacatctgagaactcacacagaagagaaaccattttcatgtccagaatgtgtgaagtgttttagtcagaaatcaaatcttgtaaAACATCTGAGAACTCATACagaagagaaaccattttcatgtccggAAAGTGTTTTAGTCATAACTCAAATCTTGTAAAACATCTGagaaatcacacaggagagatgccTTTGTCATATTCACTTTATGGATAATGTTTTAACCAAAAatcaaatatatatgtatatatgagaaCAAACATAACTGGGAAGCCatatccatgttcagaatgtggaaaatgtattAGTAAGATTGTGGTGTCACAGTACGGGATGTGGCCCCGTACTGTTCTTTcgtcctgtcaggcagagtctctgcATGTCCCCCGGGCTCTCCTGCAACAAACCCCCAGTATGTACATAGGCTGTGTATAAATGATGCACTCTTACTTTAATGTTTATATCACATGATTGTTACGCAAAGGGCTCCAGTGTCCAGGTGACTCCCCCCCAAGTGacatatgggctccttgcacagcccccctatataacaaggggaggggctgcaTTCTCTCTCTTCGCACATTTCTTCTGCTGAGGTCAGGTCTAGTGTTCCAGTATCCGTGTCCTGAACATTGGAGGCCTCAGACCCATATTCCTGTAGCCACAAGTCGGTCACCAGTCAGTCAAGTTATCTTCCTATCAGTCATCACCTAtatcaagtcaagtccatctgtagtctccgtggcctgcactaaagtcagtctaactactgcaagtcccagcaagcctgcaaggtcccctgtgtcactggtcacctccctgggatattggcCAAACTGTACAGACTGTATCatctgtcttgcctcagtaaagctgccgttatccttaattTGGCGTTGGACTCCTTATTGCTCCTCCCTAGCCTAGGATCAGCGGGataaccttcgggtggttaaggctaaactacgccctggcgtcacgacagaaAGGATTAATACCACCTGcaccttgggccataacatctgccccacaTTCACCCTGCATTTGCACCCAGACACCACAAGACATCTTGCTAAGCAgcacacacaggggagaagccattttcatgttcaaaatgtgaaaaatattttaGTACAAAATGAAATCttgtacaaaacaaaaggagaaaaaaaaaaacggatatacTAAAATGCAGTGCACACCTATCAGTAACAACAATATTCTGTATAAAATATGAATCTTTATTAACAAAAGATATACAAAAATACCTGGATACAAAAAGACACTGTACAATTAAAATTGCTCTAACCAGAGCAACCTACAAAAACATGAGGGGAGGATATAACCACCTCCAGAGGGCACATGTATATAAATGGTGGACAGATAATACTGCTCAGTCCTTCTAGAGCCCCAACCTCATGTGTAAACCATATatatagcagaaaaaaacaaTACCTAGTGTACAGAatcacattacacagtataacaGCAAAGCCAAgtaatgttgccctatactttatacACAGAATGGACTGGCTGTCCTATAACAATGAATGCAAAGTAAAAGATGCAAACCAGTGTGGGATAGCAGACAGGGGATTAGACTGATGCAGGTATAAACAGGTCACAGCATGTGCCCCCCAAAAATGAAATCTTGTTCATCACCTCAGGATATACACTCTATGGGGAAATATGGTGTTGTGGAAGATGTGAGAGCTGACTGAGGAGAGAAGTCATTAGAATGTTCAGACTGTAGGAAATGTGTCCGGGGCTCATTGTAGGACCTGATGTgtcaggactagtgttgctcgcgaatattcgcaatgcaaattttattcgcaaatatagcatattcgcgaattcgcgaatattcgaatatagcactatatattcgtaattacgaatattcgattttttttcacagtacacatcacagtgatcatccctctctgcttccagcttgtgtggtgtaaagaaggctctaatactactgtgtgagactggcgtgcgaattttcgcatatgcgaaaatttgcatatgcaaattttcgcacacaagatttttcgcttatgctaatttttgtatatgctaaatttcgcatatgctaattttcgcatacacaaattttctcatatgcgaaaataaaacacgaatattacgaatacgcTAATTtaccgaatatatgacgaatactcgtccatatattcatgaaatatcacgaattcgaatatggcccatgccgctcaacactagtcaggatGTCTTCTAAGTTATAGTGTCTCTGTAATGTTCTTCTCCCGTCTGATGGTCAGATAGGACATGGAGACGACCAATCTGTGCATGAGTCCTATTAATTACATTGGATGTGTGTAGGAAACCCGCTGGACGTCACATGCTCGCCTCAGTAACTGTACTGCCCAGCAGGGAATTATGTCCTTCCACCCCCAATCTGAAGATCAGGGGGGAGATCACCATTATAGGGACACTAAAAATGCCTGGCTACAATACTGAAAACCATTACTGCTATTTCCACATCCAACTGGGTTTGGACTAAATGGACTGTATCACAAAGTTCTTCTGTGTGAGAATAAAGTATGAAGACTTCTCTTTGTTTCTTCTATTCTTTTTGTATCTGGAGAATTCAGACATTATTCTTTATACAGCACAGAAGAAACATCCTGTGTGAGCTGATAGTAGATGGTAAAGAGATGATTGCTTTGCTAGAGCCTAGGGGTATaacaagtctggtaaagaccagttgCAGAAAGCTAGACCCCatcatagtgtctatacaagcaaatatttggggttataaaactgttaatgtctgtttttctaccccctATGGTACCGTGAGTCACAAAGtggcaatagagccctccttggagtttgatgtagtactggggatggattttccattttttcagcaattatgggaagactgtcaggtgactagagcgggTACACCTGAtgggctcacaacacttgacttgcaccacacactagtggagagttactcGATAGAGGCTAAggatggggagtgtcagcagacacaAGATATGTGTCAGATACGGGCCTGCAAGACTGCtatgggagctgaagaacagaccgTGAGTctagtccaagaggatccagagactcaagtgacaagtgtgcctctcaatgaaacagaatcttcagtaaaaccagaaatggatcaggtacaggaacatgggctCCATCcaccagctgaagatgagcccaaggtggggctagagttgcgctgTCACCTGGAAGAAGTGACTGAGACTGAGAAAGAAGAGGCTATGCTGATTCTTGTGAATAAAGATGACCCAAAGGGAGGTTGAAATTgtgcggtcatctggaagaggtgaccggaaaagaagctacagagatgtgtctggataatgcagaagtactgaagagagtacatgtgaagctgggtgctgcgcttactatCACAGACAGACTCCTGAGGGAAAGAGATGTGATGtgtggactagtgttgctcgcgaatattcgcaattcgaattttattcacgaatatcgcatattcgcgaattcgcgaatttagcgaatatagcactatatattcgtaattacgaatattcgttttttttttgtttgttttttttcacagtacacatcacagtgatcatccctctctgcttccagcttgtgtggtgtaaagaaggctctaatactgctgtgtgagattggcatgcgaaaattcgcatatgcgaaaattagcatatgcgaattttcgtatacgcgaattttcgcgtatgctaattttgtatatgttaattttcgcatatgcgaaaataaaacgagaatattacgaatatgcgaatatatgacgaatattcgtccatatattcgcgaatattcgcgaattcgaatatggcctatgccgctcaacactagtgtggaccagagatggatcgtgaccaggaaggtcgaaccacatGACCAGATGTTGTTGACCCAGGAGCCCTAAATGTTTCTGCCGTGCAGCGGAAAAACTGTCTTGAATTGAAAaagaagtctgccagtgagcagagagacagtccagagaaaCTGTCCGGGAACTGCCCTGAAGCCGAAGTGGCCAaaacccttgaaaagggggagactactcctaaaggtggagaagagtcggaacgagttggcttgaaggaagagaccgGCCAAGGACAGGTGACGGTCAGAGGACATGAGAATGTatcaaggtccagcagcgagagtaatgagaccgctgtaagtaagagatctcggaaaaaaaCGAGCTGGTCTTGGTAAGAAAAGtgagcagatccagaaccttgaagaaaccttccagatggtttctgctaaattttcagttcatcacctgacagaggagaaagaaaaaaatgcttgcagacttgaagaaagagcaggaagagaagcttcagctgcagaaagatatggagcgccacaaaagtgagtgtgcggctctgcaggaggaactgtcctgctcccagggtcttgtgaccagcaaggagagagaattggagagtctggccaagcagatctcattcaaggaagAAGAAGGGAATGTCCTATGtgaggcatatctggctctacaaagtgatcacaaggctaggttggtagccatggaagagctagAGAAGGAAAAAttagtaatggctcataaggtgcagagcctggaggtgcagaACGAAACGCACATTAAGACTCACGCAGctaccttggattcactgggaatgcagctctctgaacaagaggctcagctaaaagtctatgagcagaaagtgtccaatatggtgcagctgaataaagacaatgggggatatttatcaaagccgtctatgtcccgcatcaatatagaccaaaccacagagggttaggccggtctattgtgcgcctaatttatcaaaagtcgcacggctcttgataaattctgcgcacggacttcaggatctatgctttagactgtatttaaacctgctccaacatggtctgacatttcggcgtactttcagccgatgcgacttgtcgcaaaAAAAgtagcttttgataaattcagcaccaatgcattttccaatgcatttccatctaaaatagactagaatgcatcatgttctaaaaatcctc containing:
- the LOC130357183 gene encoding gastrula zinc finger protein XlCGF17.1-like isoform X2, yielding MESLQESSGGTMSGLENPISENGKKQFSCPECVKSFTTKVHLVDHTRTHTGEKPFSCPECVKCFSHKSSLVCHMRTHTGEKPFPCRECGKCFSHKSSLIKHMRTHTGDKSFSCPECVKSFSNKTSLVDHMRTHTGEKPFSCPECFKCFSIKSILVEHMKTHTGEKPFSCPECEKCFSHKLSLVCHMKTHTGEKPFTCPECAKCFSQKSNLVKHLRTHTEEKPFSCPECVKCFSQKSNLVKHLRTHTEEKPFSCPECVKCFSQKSNLVKHLRTHTEEKPFSCPESVLVITQIL
- the LOC130357183 gene encoding gastrula zinc finger protein XlCGF17.1-like isoform X1, producing MFFPQVYNMESLQESSGGTMSGLENPISENGKKQFSCPECVKSFTTKVHLVDHTRTHTGEKPFSCPECVKCFSHKSSLVCHMRTHTGEKPFPCRECGKCFSHKSSLIKHMRTHTGDKSFSCPECVKSFSNKTSLVDHMRTHTGEKPFSCPECFKCFSIKSILVEHMKTHTGEKPFSCPECEKCFSHKLSLVCHMKTHTGEKPFTCPECAKCFSQKSNLVKHLRTHTEEKPFSCPECVKCFSQKSNLVKHLRTHTEEKPFSCPECVKCFSQKSNLVKHLRTHTEEKPFSCPESVLVITQIL